In the Hordeum vulgare subsp. vulgare chromosome 7H, MorexV3_pseudomolecules_assembly, whole genome shotgun sequence genome, one interval contains:
- the LOC123410653 gene encoding serine/threonine/tyrosine-protein kinase HT1, with amino-acid sequence MLSCFRQPRPAGDASQEGASTRRPALPFATGLLFASSPSTSGKNPWPSEPDDMEKKRWDSMESWSMLLDTAMGASSGGEGSSRDSGRREEWMADLSHLFIGNKFAAGANSRIYRGIYKQRAVAVKMVRIPERDEARRAVLEDQFNSEVAFLSRLYHPNIVQFIAACKKPPVYCIITEYMSQGTLRMYLNKKDPYSLSPETILKLALDISRGMEYLHAQGVMHRDLKSQNLLLNDEMRVKVADFGTSCLETRCQATKGNKGTYRWMAPEMIKEKPYTRKVDVYSFGIVLWELTTCLLPFQGMTPVQAAYAAAEKNLRPPLSSSCPPLLNNLIKRCWSANPARRPEFSYIVSVLDKYDHCVKDGTPMMVHQELRIWSSFAKIFRMGCIANNLSIPVHS; translated from the exons ATGCTTTCTTGCTTCCGGCAGCCGCGGCCGGCAGGGGACGCGAGCCAGGAGGGCGCGTCGACCCGGCGGCCGGCACTGCCGTTCGCGACCGGCCTGTTGTTCGCGTCGTCACCGTCGACGTCGGGCAAGAACCCGTGGCCATCGGAGCCGGACGACATGGAGAAGAAGCGCTGGGACAGCATGGAGTCGTGGTCCATGCTACTGGACACGGCCATGGGCGCCTCCTCGGGCGGCGAGGGCTCGTCCCGCGACAGCGGCCGCCGCGAGGAGTGGATGGCCGACCTCTCCCACCTCTTCATCGGCAACAAGTTCGCCGCCGGCGCCAACAGCCGCATCTACCGCGGCATCTACAAGCAGCGCGCCGTGGCCGTCAAGATGGTCCGCATCCCCGAGCGCGACGAggcccgccgcgccgtcctcgagGACCAGTTCAACTCCGAGGTCGCCTTCCTCTCCCGCCTCTACCACCCCAACATTGTCCAG TTCATCGCGGCGTGCAAGAAGCCGCCGGTGTACTGCATAATCACGGAGTACATGTCGCAGGGGACGCTGCGGATGTACCTGAACAAGAAGGACCCCTACTCTCTGTCGCCGGAGACGATCCTGAAGCTGGCGCTGGACATCTCGCGCGGGATGGAGTACCTGCACGCGCAGGGCGTGATGCACCGCGACCTCAAGTCCCAGAACTTGCTGCTCAACGACGAGATGCGGGTCAAGGTGGCCGACTTCGGCACCTCCTGCCTGGAGACGCGGTGCCAGGCCACCAAGGGCAACAAGGGCACCTACCGCTGGATGGCGCCGGAGATGATCAAGGAGAAGCCCTACACCCGCAAGGTGGACGTCTACAGCTTCGGCATCGTGCTCTGGGAGCTCACCACCTGCCTCCTGCCCTTCCAGGGCATGACCCCCGTCCAGGCCGCCTACGCCGCCGCAGAGAAG AACCTGAGGCCGCCGTTGTCGAGCTCGTGCCCGCCGTTGCTGAACAACCTGATCAAGAGGTGCTGGTCGGCGAACCCGGCGAGGCGGCCCGAGTTCAGCTACATCGTGTCGGTGCTGGACAAGTACGACCACTGCGTCAAGGATGGGACACCGATGATGGTGCACCAGGAGCTCAGGATATGGAGCTCCTTCGCCAAGATCTTCAGGATGGGGTGCATCGCCAACAACTTGTCCATACCGGTGCATTCTTGA